In the Haloarcula salinisoli genome, AATCGAGGTCCTCGTCGTCGTAGCCCATCGCCCGGAACATCGCCCGGGAGGGCGCCTGGTCGGTCCCCTCGGTGACTTCGCTGCTCCGCAGGTTCGGGTCCTTGCCCGACTCCTCGCGGCGTTCCTGCTTGCTCATACACCGTCGAAGGCTACGCGGCGTCTTAAGCGCCGTGACTGACCCGTCGAGATTCGACGTTACTGCGACGGGTGAGGAGTGGCGAGACCATCGCAATACGGAGGCCTATATTGCTGCCCAGAATGTCAAATATTTATCTAGGTGGGCGAGCTACCGCTCGTTACGTGCCGCCCTCCCTTCGCTCAGCCTGGGCCATCGGGACAGCTATCGGTGGGGCCACTGCGCTGGTCGGGGTCTTCCTCACCGGCGCCTTCCTCTCGGCCGTTACTGCGGGGGCCCCTGGTTCAACAGCGCCGTTTACAGAGCTCACAGCGAGAACTGTTAGTCCGCTGCAAGCCACCGTGTGGACCTATTTCGAGCTCAAGGGTGTCCAACCAACCGTTCAGTGGGAGAGCGCGACCATAACCAGGAGTGTTCTCTACGCTTTGACGGGAGAATCGGACACCTACGCCGCTCTGAGAGTCCTCCCGCCTGTACTACTCATGCTCGCCGGGAGCCTGACGGTCGTACTCACAGGGCGGTTATCGGACGGCCCTTCGGATTCGGTGACACCGCTCAGTGGGGCCTACATACTGCTCGGCTACGCACCCCCGCTGCTCCTGTTGCTCTGGGTGGCATCCGTCCCGGTGGTGGGGCCGGATGCGTCCAGATGGGTTCATGTCGGTAATTCAGTGGTCGATGCGGCGTCACTGGCTGGCGTTACCGCTGGACCGGCACCGGTCCCTGCGACGCTGGTCGCGCTCACCTTTCCGGTGTTTTTCGGAGTACTCGGCGGTATCGTGGCCGAAGTCGTCTCGAACACGGTCGAGCGCGAACAGGGGCTATCGACGGAACGGTGACCACGCTCCGAGACGACAAGTCGGGTTCGCTGAACTGACTGGCGCCGCGGTTTGGTACACCAGCGGAGAACGGCTGGCGAAAGCCTCCGGTGACGGTAGGTTCTTTTCCGCGCCACCGCGAACCTCCGGTAATGGCGACGGTCACGACCGCGGCGAGACTGCACTTTGGCTTCCAGAACCTCTCGCTGGCCCACGAGCGACTCTACGGCGGTGTCGGGCTCGCACTCGACGAGCCCCAGCTGGTCGTCGAGGCCGAGCCGGCCGAGAAGCTGGACTGTGACGACGAAGCGGCCAAGCCATACGCCCAGCGGGTGGTGGACGTGCTGGACGTGGCCGGTGCGAAAGTACGGGTCCACGAGCGCTTCCCGCGCCACGTGGGCCTGGGCAGCGGCACACAGCTCGCGCTTGCGACGCTCATCGCCGTCGCACGTGCCCACGACCTGACGGTCGACGCGCGGACGGTCGCACCACAGCTCGGTCGTGGCGGGCGCAGCGGCGTCGGCGTAGCGACCTTCGAGGCGGGCGGGTTCGTCGTCGACGGCGGCCATCCGACCGAGCGGTTCACACACAACCCACCGGCCGAAGGAGACTGGGACGTGCCGCCGGTGGTGGCGAGCCATCACGTCCCAGCCGACTGGCGGTTCCTCCTCGTCGTCCCGGACACCGACCCTGGTCAGAGTGGGAGCGACGAGGACCGCAGCATGCGCACCGCCATCGAGCGGGCCGACCCCGGTATCGCCGACCAGATATCTGCACTGCTCACCCGCCGGTTGTTGCCAGCAATCGCGACGCGCAGCCGGCGTGATTTCGGTGGGGCTGCAGCGCGGCTCGGCCGACTCAACGGCGCGTGGTACGCCGACGAGCAGGGGGGCGTCTACCGGCCACCCGCGGGCAGTATCGTCGAACACCTCGCGGATGCGCCGACTGTCACCGGCGCGGGCCAGTCCTCCTGGGGACCGACGGTGTGGGGCCTGACCGACACCGACGGGATGGGGAAGGCGAAGGAAGCGGGCTACCGGGCGCTGGAGGCCGCGGGCGTCGGCGGCGAGGTCCACGTGGCCGCCCCGCGAAACCGCGGGGCGACGCTCGACGACAGCGGATAACTGTCCCACGGGAGAGAGTGCCGATTATCGCCGGCCAAAATCCGGGCCAAGCGTTTAAGCAGTCACAGTAGCGAAGGCGTGTATGGACCGCATCCCCTTCGGTGTCAAGCAGCTTGATTCCATCATCAACGGGGGCGCGCCGACGGGGAGCGTCGTGTTGCTGTCGGGCCAGGCCGGTGCCGGCTCGCGGGAGTTCATGCACACCAGCGCGATAATCAACGGGATGGCCGAGGAGGACCCCGAACTGTTCGACCTCTACTACGGTGACCCCGCAGAGAAGGCGATACTCCCCGAGGGGGTCCACTACCTCTCCTTCACCGCGAGCGAAGGCCAGCTCGCCGACGAGATGCGGCTGGCGATGGACGACGAGGTGCTCGACGCGGGACTCACCGGTGTCGAGTTTCACGACATGTCCGAGCGGTACTTCCACATGAGTCCGGTGCCCAGAGAGTGGTACGCCGACGAGACGCCGTCGATCAAGGACCTCAGGGCGCGCCACGAACGCGAAGACCTGCTGGGCGCACTGGGGAATCGACTCAGCAACATCGCCCCGAACAACCTCGTCGTCATCGACTCCCTGTCGGACCTGGTGGCGGCGATGGGCGAGGACATCGACTGGGCCGACATCACCTTCCTCGTCTCGGGCATCCAGAAGGCGGCCCACCAGTGGGGCGGGCTCATCCTCCTGCATCTCAACCACGAGACCCTGTCCGCGACGCGGACGGGCCAGCTCTCCGAGGCCGCCCACGGCACCATGGAGTTCGCCTGGGAGTCCGGAGGGTCGACCCGGGCCCGGACGCTCGTCGTCAAGCAGTTCCGCGGCGTCCTCTCCCAGATAGAGGACGAAGATATCGTCCAGTTCGAGACCGAACTCGGCGACGCCGGCTTCGACATCAGCGACGTCCGGAAGATACGCTAGAGGTGCCAGTCTCGTCTCCTGAAATTGGCAGCAAACCCTTAACTATCTCGTCCGTAGAAGGGCACGTAATGGCCAGTGAGTCGACCGACGAGGGGGTGGTCGCCGTCGAACTGCCGCCGGAGCTCGACGAGTGGCTCGACGAGCGCGCGCGGGAACTGGGCGAACCGCGCGAGGAGCTCGTCACGCAGTTGCTGGCGGCGTACCGCACGACGACGGAGCGTGACGGGGGCGACCTGGCGACCGCGCTCGACGTCGAAGCCCGCGTCGAGGACGCGATGCAGGACGAACTCGACGCCGCCGTCGCGGCGGCCGTCGACGACGTCCTCGAAGAACGCGTCGACTCGACAGTGCGTGACCGGTTGCCCGATATCACCGACGCCGTCGAGTCCCGCGTCGAGGGGCGGCTGGACGCGGTCGAGGACGACTTCACCGAGAAGATTACCGACGTTCGCCAGCGGGTCGTCCAGCTCAAACGCGAACTGGACGGCAAGGCGCCCGCCGACCACGACGCCTTCGAGACGGTCGAGGAACTGGACGGGAGCGTCGCCGAACTGAACCGCGAACTCGTCGCGGCCCGTGACGAGTTCGAGGACGATATGACCGCCCAGACAGAGCGCGTCGACGACCTGGAGACTCGCTTCGACGAGTTCGAGCAGCGACTCGACGACACCGAGGAGAAGCTCAAACGTGTCGCCTGGGTCGTCAACGACCTGCGGGACGACCAGGGCGGCCGCGACGCCCACCAGAAGGCCGTCGACCGCATCAAACGCGCCGCCGCACAGGAGGGTATCTCGTCGGCGTCGTGTCAGAGCTGCGGCGAGAAAGTCGAGATCGGACTGCTCACCGACCCGCAGTGTCCCCACTGCAGCTCGACGGTCTCGGACGTCCAGCCCGAGGGCGGTATCATCCGCAAGAAGGCGTCGCTCGTCACCGCCGCACAGCTAGAGGCAGGGCCGACAGATGAGTGACGACGAGCGCGACGACCCGTTCGAAAACCTCGAGGACCCAGCGGACCGCGAGGGCGACCCGTTCGAGCGCCTCGGCGATACCGGGCCGGACGAGACGGCGGGGGAGAGCGACGCCGAGCAGGCAGATGGAGACAGTACGCCAGACGCGCCAGCCGGGACCGGGGGCGACTCGACTACGGACGCCGACGACGAGCCCGCTTTCGAGGAGGAGTTCATCGACGAGGGCGACCCCTTCGAGAGCGGCCCGGGCACGACACCCAGCCCGTCGCCCGCGGGCGGCAGCGGTGCCAGCGAGCCAGTGGAAGACGACACGCTCGGCGGTGACGACCCATTCGCGGGGATGGACGGTCGCGAGGGGGACCCGTTCGGCGAGGGCGAGAGCGCCTTCGAGTCGGTCGACGTCGAGAGCGTCGACGCCGACGAGGTCTGGGAATCGCTGAACGAAGAGCCCGAAACCGCGACTGTCGAGGGCACCCGCTACACCGACGTATCGAAACACCGCTTCTGCGAGCAGTGTGAGTTCTTCTCGAGTCCGCCCAACGCCCACTGTACCCACGAGGAGGCCGAGATAATCGAGTACCTCGATATGGAGACGGTCCGGCTGCTGAACTGTCCCGTCGTCGCCGAGCAGCGCGAGCTCGAAGACGAGGGGTAAGACACTTTTGCGGGGGTCGTCGAATACCGCATATGCAGTTCTGTGACGAGTGCGGGTCGATGATGAAAAAGCAAGACGGCGTGATGCAGTGTACGAGCTGTGATTATACGGCAGACCAGGACAGCGACGGGGATTTCGTGAGCACGGAGGAACAGTCAGGCGACGAGCTCATCGAGACCGAGGAGGGCGACAATTTCGAGGGTAAACCCACTGCCGACGACGTCATCTGTGACGAGTGTGGCCACACCAAAGCGTGGTACACCATCAAACAGACCGGCGCGGCCGACGAGCCGCCGACTCGATTCTTCAAGTGCCAGGAGTGTGGCTACCGCTGGCGCGAGTACAACTGACGCTCCAGCCGGGGTCGAAGTCACCTGAAAGCTTTTACATGTCTCGCCGGTAGCGCCAGCCATGCAGCGCCGCCGCCTCCTCGCGCTCGTCGGGTCGCTGGCCGCCGGCAGTGGCTGTACCGGCTCCGGCGACGACCCGTCGGTCGACAGCACCGTGACGCCGGCCCCGGTCCCGACGGCGGGCGGGACCCGGACCCCCACGCTGGACGGGGACGTCCAGATAACGGCGGCCATGGTCCAGCCAGGCGTCGTCACGGCCGGCGACGACTCCCTCAGCGTCGTCGACGACGCCGGCCAGTACCTTTTCTTCAATCTCGAAGGTGGTGTCCCCGACCGCTCGGCCGTCGAGTTCCGGTTCAGCGGGGCGAGCTACACCCCCGAATCGTTCTACGGCCGGCTCTACCGCGGTGATTTCGACGGTGAGGAGTACGGCGAGAACGGCGGCCCGCTGGTGTTCGCACTCCCGCAGACCGGCGACGGGACCGACGCCGAACTCGCCTGGGGAGACGGGTCGTGGACGCTACCGGAGACCGTGGTCCAGCGACTCGAAGACCCGCTCCCGTCGTTCTCGGTGTCCCTCGATGGGCCTGAGACGGCCGGCGACGGGTCGGACCTGGAGATAACTGTCGGCGTGACGAACGAGGGTGACAGCGCCGGCCGGTACGTCTTCGCGCTCAACCGTCAGGGGCCGCAAATAGCGTCCACCCCGGTGGGTCGTATCGCCGGAGAGCTGGAACCCGGAGCGAGCGAAACGCACACGTTCGACGCTGTCCCGCCCGACGACCGGAACGGGACGGGGTACTTCCTCCAGGTCCCCGGCGAGCGGGATAGCCTGGACCACTACATCGAGCCGGCCGACGACAGCTGAGCGCGGCCGTCCGGCTCACGACGAGACGGCGTCGTCGTCCTTTTTTACGACCTCGTCGCGCTTGCGGTCGACCCAGAGCGCGACGGGCCAGTCCTCTATCCGATAGGGAGCGGCCCCGTCGAGCATCTCCACGCGGGCGACGGGGTCCGACGGCATCGTGACGAGACCCTCGTGGCGCTCGTCGCCGACGGCGTCTATCTTGTGGCGCGCGCCACCGGGGATGTACACTGATTCGCGCGGCTCCGCTTCGAGGACCTGGTGACTCCCGTCCTCGCGTTCGAGCGTGAACCTGGCTTCGCCGGCCAGACAGAGACAGACCTCGTCGAAGGCCGGCGTGTGGGTGTGCCAGTCGATGGTCGCGCCGGGGGCCATCTCGAAGTAGAGCAGTTTAAAATCGTTGGTGATAGCGATCGGGTAGGTCTCGATGTCCTCGCCGCCCTGCTCGAAGTGGTTCGCGGCGTCGGCGTCGATTTTGTACATCGTCTGGTCGGGGAGATGGGTATGGTCGAGCTCCGGTGGTGTGAGGTCCCGGTCGGTCATGACACTGCGAAGATGTTCGAAGACAGTTGACAATTCTTTGGTCGGAGCCATCGGCGAAAGTAATATTCGATAGAGTCCCGAGTGAAACGAACGATGGCAACAATCGAACTGACAACGGGGGACGTCAGAAGTCACGAGCGCATCGAACTCAGGAGCGGTTACGTCGTCGCCTACGAGGGCGGTGACGGACGACACTGGGGTGAGATAGAGCGCGTCTACCCGGTAAGCAGTGTCCTCGAGATAGA is a window encoding:
- a CDS encoding beta-ribofuranosylaminobenzene 5'-phosphate synthase family protein; amino-acid sequence: MATVTTAARLHFGFQNLSLAHERLYGGVGLALDEPQLVVEAEPAEKLDCDDEAAKPYAQRVVDVLDVAGAKVRVHERFPRHVGLGSGTQLALATLIAVARAHDLTVDARTVAPQLGRGGRSGVGVATFEAGGFVVDGGHPTERFTHNPPAEGDWDVPPVVASHHVPADWRFLLVVPDTDPGQSGSDEDRSMRTAIERADPGIADQISALLTRRLLPAIATRSRRDFGGAAARLGRLNGAWYADEQGGVYRPPAGSIVEHLADAPTVTGAGQSSWGPTVWGLTDTDGMGKAKEAGYRALEAAGVGGEVHVAAPRNRGATLDDSG
- a CDS encoding RAD55 family ATPase, producing the protein MDRIPFGVKQLDSIINGGAPTGSVVLLSGQAGAGSREFMHTSAIINGMAEEDPELFDLYYGDPAEKAILPEGVHYLSFTASEGQLADEMRLAMDDEVLDAGLTGVEFHDMSERYFHMSPVPREWYADETPSIKDLRARHEREDLLGALGNRLSNIAPNNLVVIDSLSDLVAAMGEDIDWADITFLVSGIQKAAHQWGGLILLHLNHETLSATRTGQLSEAAHGTMEFAWESGGSTRARTLVVKQFRGVLSQIEDEDIVQFETELGDAGFDISDVRKIR
- a CDS encoding transcription factor S, yielding MQFCDECGSMMKKQDGVMQCTSCDYTADQDSDGDFVSTEEQSGDELIETEEGDNFEGKPTADDVICDECGHTKAWYTIKQTGAADEPPTRFFKCQECGYRWREYN
- a CDS encoding cupin domain-containing protein gives rise to the protein MTDRDLTPPELDHTHLPDQTMYKIDADAANHFEQGGEDIETYPIAITNDFKLLYFEMAPGATIDWHTHTPAFDEVCLCLAGEARFTLEREDGSHQVLEAEPRESVYIPGGARHKIDAVGDERHEGLVTMPSDPVARVEMLDGAAPYRIEDWPVALWVDRKRDEVVKKDDDAVSS